The bacterium sequence ATGCTTCAAAGGCTCTCATTGGATTTGATTAAAAGAACTACCCCCTCCTTTGCCTTCTACCCTTGGGGGAGAGGGATTAAGGGTGAGGGAAAAAGTAAAACGTAACGATAAAGTATGAGGTTTCCCCTGTATGTCATTCCGGACTTGATCCGGAATCTCGTTTTTACTCCTTCATTCCTTCTTTGCGAGCGGTTCTTAGCGTGGCAATCTCGCCGAAGGCGGAAAAGGAATGGGAATAAACAATAGTGTATAAGATAAAGGAGAACTATGAAAAACAAAAAAACAATAATGGCTTTTGGAGCACACCACGACGACGTTGAATTAAGGTGTGGTGGCACTCTTGCAAATTACGTAAGACAAGGTTGGAACGTTATTTACACAATAGCAACTACTACTCCATATTATAGACATTCTGAACAAGATATAAAGGAAGATAGGTACCCTTCTAATAAAGAAATTATTGATATAAGAAAGAGAGAAGCAGAGGAGGGCGCTAAAATCCTTGGTATTTCGGATATATCTTTCTTTGACTTTAAGAGCCTTTACTGGTACGAAGATAAATCTATCAACTTAACACACTTTGACGGCATCAAAAACACCTGTGAAGACCTCGCCAGAATTGATAAAGAGATACCCGGTAGAGAATATATAGTTAGTGCTCGTTTTTCTAAAACAGCAACAAATTTTCTTATGGATTTTATTTTAAGCAATCAGGTTGATATACTTTTAACCCATAGTGCGGACGATGTACACTGGGAACATTACGCTGTTGCAGGTTTTGCATTTTACGTTTGCAAACTTCTGGCATCTAAAGGAAAAGATATAAAATTATTCCATTGGCCACATGGTCAAGGTGGAACAATAAATAGTTCTTTTGCTCCAACAAGATTTATTGACATATCAGACACAATAGATATAAAATGTAAGGCAGTTTCTGTTTTTAAAAGCCAGTACCCAGATAGAGATACATCAAGATTTGTTGACCATATAATTGAACAGGCAAAGATTTATGGAAAACTATGCGGATTTGACTATGCAGAGGCTTTTATGGATAGTGCAAATGCTTTTAAGGAAAATTTTTCTCTGCCTGCCACCTATGACGCTACAAAAGCCGTAATAGGAATTGATTGATATTAGGTATCAGATAAGTTTTTTAATGACAAATGTACCAATTGGGATAATTAAAGTTATGAAACATATATGAATAAAAAGGAGAGTTTATGAAAAAAGTAAGTATTGCAGTCAGTATGTTAATATTTTGTGCGTTCTCTTATATCTCTTATTCTCAAACCTGTGTATCTTATAATATTGGTAGCAGTTCAACACCAGATTCTACAATAATTATTGACCATAAGACCACAAACCTAAAAAAGATACCTAAACAATGGATAGAAAAAGCAAAAAAAGATTTACATATTGCCTACGGGCATACCTCCCACGGTAGCCAAATAACTACCGGTATGAGAGGACTTGTTAAATTTGCAGGCAGTTTATATGATTGGAATATTGGCGGGAAAAACGGTGCTCTTGATATAAGAGACGGAAACCTTGGTGTAGCTCGTGATTTAGGTAACCCAAACAGAACAGAGTGGGCAA is a genomic window containing:
- a CDS encoding PIG-L family deacetylase gives rise to the protein MKNKKTIMAFGAHHDDVELRCGGTLANYVRQGWNVIYTIATTTPYYRHSEQDIKEDRYPSNKEIIDIRKREAEEGAKILGISDISFFDFKSLYWYEDKSINLTHFDGIKNTCEDLARIDKEIPGREYIVSARFSKTATNFLMDFILSNQVDILLTHSADDVHWEHYAVAGFAFYVCKLLASKGKDIKLFHWPHGQGGTINSSFAPTRFIDISDTIDIKCKAVSVFKSQYPDRDTSRFVDHIIEQAKIYGKLCGFDYAEAFMDSANAFKENFSLPATYDATKAVIGID